GTGGAGCGCGGGCGACGACCCGCGCGCGGAGATCACCGTCGCGCAGCTGCTCCACATGAGCAGCGGCCTCGCGCAGAGGGGAGCCGGCACCTACGACGTCTATCAGGATGGCGCCGATCTCGTCGCCTCGACGACCGGCGCGCGGCTCGAGGCTCCTCCCGGAAGCCGATGGAGCTATGCGAACCGCGACACGCTGCTGCTCGTGCGCGCGATGCGAGCGGCGCTCGGCGACGACGCGTACTGGCGCTTCCCCGTCGAGGGCCTGCTCGACCGGATCGGGATGCACGACACGGTGCTCGAGACCGACCCGCACGGGAGCTACGTGCTGAGCAGCCAGGTCTTCACGACGCCGCGCGACCTCGCACGGCTCGGAATGCTGTTCCTCGACGACGGCGTCTGGAACGGCGAGCGCGTGCTGCCCGAGGGCTGGGTCGCGTACTCGACGCGCCCGGCACCCGCTCGCAGACGAGGCCTCCTCGGGCTCGCGAGCTACGGCGTTCGCGGGCTGCTCGGCTACGGAGCGCAGATCTGGCTGTATCCCCGCGTGCCCGGCCTCGTCGCGCACGAGGCGTTCAGCGGCATCGGACATCGCGGGCAGTACGTCACCGTGGTTCCCGCGAGCCGGCTCGTCGTCGTGCGCACGGCGCTCGACCCCGAGGAGGGCGGCGTCCTCTGGCGACAGGACCGCTTCTTCTCGGATCTGATGGAGGCGCTCTGAGCGCCTAGCGTTCGTCGCTCGCGAGCCGCTCGCAGAGCCACTCGACGTGGTCGGCGCTCTTGCCGCGCAGGAGCCACTCGGCGACGCCGGTCGCGCCGTCGAAGACGCGCACCTCGATCGGGCAGCTCGCGAGCTCGAGCAGCGCCTCGAACATGCGCGCCATTCCGAAGGCGAGCACGCGGCTCGCCACGAGGGCGACGCGGATCGGGTTCGCGCTCCGCGTCTGCATGCGCGCGATGAAGCGGCGCAGCTCGTGCTGCGCGAGCGGCATGTCCGTGACCTCGCGCAGATCGATCACCTCGACGTGCTCCATGTCCTTCGACTCGGGCTGGAGCTCACCGGCCGCGAACAGATCCTCGGCGGTGAGGACGCCGAAGCAGCGCGTGAGTGCGATCTCGTCGCGGCGACAGAAGGACTTCTCGATGGGCATGGCGCCATCTCCTGGTCGAATTCGCCTGTGGAAGCGGAAGGCGTCGGGCGCGACGCGCCTGGGAGCGATGGTCTCCCGGCACCCCCTCCAATGCCGATGCGCGGCGCGGGGTGACACCGAAGAGTGCAACTGCGAGTCACCGCGCGGGGCGGCGGTGCGCGGCGTGCGCTCGATTCAGGCGGGGCCGAGGCCCCAGTGCGCGAGCGCCGCGCGCGCGATGGGCTCGCCCCGTTCCTGGACGAAGTGGCCCGCTTCGGGCACCTCCATCGGCTCGGGGCAGCCGCGGATCGTGCCGCGCAGCGCGTGCATCACGTCCCGGCCGAGCACGGCGTCGCGCAAGCCGATCGCCATGAAGCTCTCGCCCGTCCAGTCGTTCGCCCAGAACGCGCGCGCGCGGCGCATGAGCTCGATGCCCTCCATCCCGGGCTCGACCGGCACGAGCTGCGGGAAGCGGCGCACGCCCGCCTTGTAGCGATCGTCGGGGAAGGGCGCGTCGTAGGCGACGGCGTCGAGGAGGTCGAAGTCGCCCTGCGCATCGCTCGCGACGAGGCCGGCCACCGGGATCTCGGGCGCCGCCGCCGCGAACGCCTTCCACGCCGCGAAGCCCCGGCTCACGGGCTCGCCGATCGGCAGCCCCG
This genomic interval from Myxococcota bacterium contains the following:
- a CDS encoding haloalkane dehalogenase, which codes for MTIEALRTPEERFRLLPRFPYAPRHADDLPGYEGLRMAWVDEGPRDARRVFLCLHGEPTWGYLYRKMLPVFVAAGHRVIAPDLFGFGRSDKPVDESVYTIDFHRGSLLAWIDRLDLRGIALVCQDWGGILGLTLPMDRPDRFTHALVMNTGLPIGEPVSRGFAAWKAFAAAAPEIPVAGLVASDAQGDFDLLDAVAYDAPFPDDRYKAGVRRFPQLVPVEPGMEGIELMRRARAFWANDWTGESFMAIGLRDAVLGRDVMHALRGTIRGCPEPMEVPEAGHFVQERGEPIARAALAHWGLGPA